In Synechococcus sp. KORDI-52, one genomic interval encodes:
- a CDS encoding HEAT repeat domain-containing protein: MPGLFDNIHDGLDQQGAVDILSKDVGVLESESDYYMAVSHLINFPGPITSQALLAFLDKCSVDVPVGLAQRKAVEVLARLGVVEATSKIATFLGSSDVYMVENAAWALSCLNCQDPEVHQRMIDLLYDSSQNQRVLIQSLSKLSVKSAIAPISVYTAHEKTSVRGAAIAAMIHLSGDQSHLTDLSDHLYDSNQMDRQSAVQDVIDANAVQLLSELLQAPISPAFRMRAVRALFDHPSNKLSDDEAISAVDQLLYDDPRLITVLHHYGESMPTQLLIEGLFHPDFSRCYLAMQELLKRDNREIWSSVESCWQEKAHNDYGAHYFLMRLFGLVEGWTEEALLQIHKILSDAIVDKRPQFRKSPSAALLSFAKLFPSQCNCFLENCLSLENSLSWDMRYAGLLLIQSDHSDDLQLRYQLQLQQLVESDVDSLLQLKAQSLLDHG; this comes from the coding sequence ATGCCTGGTCTTTTCGATAATATTCATGATGGCTTGGATCAACAAGGGGCAGTTGATATCTTGTCTAAAGATGTTGGAGTTCTTGAGAGTGAGAGTGATTATTATATGGCTGTTTCTCATCTGATTAATTTTCCTGGCCCCATAACAAGCCAAGCATTATTGGCGTTTTTAGACAAGTGTTCTGTGGATGTACCGGTAGGTCTTGCACAACGAAAAGCTGTAGAAGTTCTTGCACGATTAGGGGTTGTAGAGGCTACGTCCAAAATTGCTACCTTTTTAGGCAGCTCTGATGTTTATATGGTTGAGAATGCTGCTTGGGCTTTGTCTTGTCTGAATTGTCAAGACCCTGAAGTGCATCAACGTATGATTGATTTGTTGTATGACTCTAGCCAGAATCAAAGAGTCTTAATTCAAAGTCTTTCAAAGCTTTCTGTTAAATCAGCAATTGCGCCTATTTCTGTTTATACAGCCCATGAGAAGACTTCAGTCCGCGGTGCCGCCATCGCTGCCATGATTCATCTATCTGGAGATCAATCCCATCTGACTGATCTTTCAGATCATTTGTACGATTCCAATCAAATGGATCGACAGTCAGCTGTACAGGATGTGATCGATGCGAATGCTGTTCAGCTTTTATCTGAATTGCTCCAAGCGCCAATTTCCCCTGCATTTCGGATGCGGGCTGTGAGAGCTCTGTTTGATCATCCATCAAACAAACTCTCAGATGATGAAGCAATATCAGCAGTTGATCAACTTTTGTATGATGACCCTCGGTTGATAACGGTGCTTCATCATTACGGTGAATCTATGCCCACACAGCTTTTGATAGAGGGACTATTTCATCCAGATTTTAGTCGTTGCTATCTTGCAATGCAGGAGCTGTTAAAGCGTGATAATCGAGAAATTTGGAGTTCTGTTGAGAGTTGCTGGCAAGAAAAAGCTCACAATGACTACGGCGCACATTATTTTTTAATGCGGTTGTTTGGACTTGTGGAAGGTTGGACTGAAGAAGCTCTGCTTCAGATTCATAAAATTCTCTCTGATGCAATTGTAGATAAGCGACCACAATTTAGAAAATCACCTTCAGCTGCATTGTTGTCATTCGCAAAGCTATTCCCTAGTCAATGTAATTGTTTTCTGGAAAATTGCTTGTCTCTAGAAAATAGCCTTAGTTGGGATATGCGTTATGCAGGCCTTCTGTTGATCCAATCTGATCACAGCGATGATCTGCAACTTCGATATCAACTGCAGCTGCAACAGCTTGTCGAATCTGATGTTGATAGTTTGCTGCAACTAAAAGCACAGAGCCTTCTAGATCATGGTTGA
- a CDS encoding Nif11-like leader peptide family natural product precursor has product MSRAEFIRFLQVLEEDSSFRSLFKEAEPEEILKLADQHGFIFSDEIKGRFLNRWAGVYFCPFANDVGRLCPKMVPEGFSTLLHYSQTTCAKDDKVERFNFRAGGYYKGVETVPR; this is encoded by the coding sequence ATGTCTCGTGCTGAGTTTATCCGCTTTCTTCAGGTTCTAGAAGAAGACTCGTCGTTCAGATCCCTTTTCAAAGAAGCTGAGCCCGAGGAGATCCTCAAGCTCGCTGATCAACATGGATTTATCTTTTCTGATGAAATAAAAGGGCGTTTTCTTAATCGATGGGCAGGTGTATACTTCTGCCCTTTTGCCAATGATGTTGGGAGGTTGTGCCCCAAGATGGTGCCAGAAGGATTCAGTACTCTCCTTCACTATTCGCAGACAACATGCGCAAAAGATGACAAAGTAGAACGTTTTAATTTTCGCGCTGGAGGCTATTACAAAGGAGTCGAAACTGTACCTCGATAA
- a CDS encoding HEAT repeat domain-containing protein, producing MSGDSSIPSVDALFEDLMHPNPRIQEEACLVLSENYREEALPRLLDLFCHHDPKVYRAAVKGIGFFGSDAFDPLIELYATTANQTARRCCPKAFVQVFKNFPDQPFPDSVIQMLEQGIDDSDMVVVQGALMCLGQIGKQQFKSEEAIKILAKSLCSQNVALIFSASQALADIPNPMAEDALRSLQNNNADPLIQEAAQSALARLQNLLNSKR from the coding sequence GTGAGCGGCGATTCCAGCATTCCTTCAGTTGATGCACTGTTTGAAGACCTAATGCATCCTAATCCTAGGATTCAAGAAGAAGCATGTTTGGTTCTTTCTGAGAATTACCGGGAAGAAGCATTGCCAAGATTGTTAGATCTGTTTTGTCATCATGATCCTAAAGTTTACAGAGCTGCTGTTAAAGGCATTGGTTTCTTTGGAAGTGATGCATTCGATCCTTTGATCGAACTTTATGCAACAACAGCCAATCAAACTGCAAGGCGTTGTTGCCCCAAAGCGTTCGTGCAAGTGTTCAAAAATTTTCCTGATCAGCCATTTCCTGATTCCGTCATACAAATGCTGGAACAAGGGATTGATGATTCCGATATGGTTGTCGTGCAGGGTGCGTTGATGTGTCTTGGTCAGATCGGTAAGCAACAATTCAAGTCTGAAGAGGCAATCAAGATTTTGGCCAAGTCTCTCTGCAGCCAAAATGTTGCTCTGATTTTCAGTGCATCTCAGGCTCTTGCCGATATTCCAAATCCTATGGCAGAGGATGCATTAAGGTCACTGCAGAACAACAATGCTGATCCCTTGATTCAGGAGGCTGCACAGTCCGCATTGGCACGACTTCAGAATCTGCTCAATTCAAAGCGTTAG